From the genome of Spirosomataceae bacterium TFI 002, one region includes:
- a CDS encoding C-terminal processing peptidase-3. Serine peptidase. MEROPS family S41A produces MENNTNRDSKQQGKIKNSSFAVKLPIIIAITLAAGIGIGATFFGTNSVTGDVIKTSSKFKEILTYIERSYVDEVDTDSLADYGITKMLEKLDPHTAYLPPREAELAMSELQNGFDGIGVEFNIFNDTVYVVTPLSGGPSESVGIQSGDAIISANGTSLTGAKLNNQVVFSTLRGERGSEVKMKIKRKGFPKILEFTVKRDKIPTYSLDAAYLMSDKKTGYIKISRFSNTTYDEFYTNLEKLKKQGMKQMILDLRGNPGGYLNRATEIADEFIGGNGVLVYTDGKDDRNDQRLNAQTKGIFEKEPVVVLVDEGSASASEIVSGALQDYDRALVVGRRTFGKGLVQAPIQLSDGSELRLTISRYYIPSGRSIQKPYELGGIDDYMSELSERGTHGEYFVADSIKNNPKMRFKTLGGRTVYGGGGITPDIFVPRDTSYYSVYLMELFGQNVIREYALTYAKSHEDELRKKSFDSYIKNFTVSDKMIAEIVSNGQKLKIQPKQKDLAKSKPFIQNQVKALIARHVWRESAKEGLNNELFQVLNENDAEVKVALQQMNKAKELLKL; encoded by the coding sequence ATGGAGAATAACACAAATAGAGATTCGAAGCAGCAGGGTAAAATCAAGAACAGTAGCTTTGCTGTGAAGTTACCGATTATAATTGCAATTACGCTAGCGGCTGGAATAGGAATAGGAGCTACTTTTTTTGGAACAAACTCTGTAACTGGAGATGTGATAAAAACATCAAGTAAGTTCAAGGAGATTCTTACCTATATAGAGCGTTCGTATGTGGATGAAGTAGATACAGATTCCCTCGCTGACTACGGAATAACTAAAATGCTCGAAAAGCTTGATCCTCATACAGCTTATTTACCCCCTAGAGAAGCCGAATTGGCAATGAGTGAGCTTCAAAATGGTTTTGACGGTATCGGAGTGGAGTTTAATATCTTCAATGATACGGTTTATGTGGTTACTCCATTAAGTGGTGGGCCAAGCGAATCAGTAGGCATCCAAAGTGGTGATGCTATTATTAGTGCAAATGGAACTAGCCTTACGGGTGCCAAGCTCAATAACCAAGTTGTGTTTTCAACACTAAGAGGAGAGAGAGGGTCAGAGGTTAAAATGAAAATCAAACGTAAAGGTTTTCCCAAAATCCTTGAGTTTACAGTCAAAAGAGATAAAATACCAACTTACTCTCTTGATGCTGCATATTTAATGAGCGACAAAAAAACTGGATATATTAAGATTAGCCGTTTTTCAAATACGACCTATGATGAGTTTTATACGAATCTAGAAAAACTTAAAAAGCAGGGAATGAAGCAAATGATCCTTGATTTGAGAGGAAATCCAGGAGGATATTTAAACAGAGCCACAGAAATAGCAGATGAATTTATAGGTGGAAATGGAGTTCTAGTTTATACAGATGGGAAGGATGATAGAAATGACCAGAGGCTTAATGCTCAAACAAAGGGAATATTTGAAAAAGAACCAGTAGTTGTCTTGGTCGATGAGGGAAGTGCATCGGCAAGTGAAATCGTTTCGGGAGCATTGCAAGATTATGACAGGGCATTGGTTGTAGGGCGTAGAACATTTGGAAAAGGACTGGTTCAAGCACCTATCCAGTTGTCTGATGGTTCGGAACTCAGACTTACAATCTCAAGGTACTATATTCCGAGCGGTAGAAGTATCCAAAAGCCATATGAGCTAGGAGGTATAGATGATTATATGTCGGAGTTGAGTGAAAGAGGTACTCATGGTGAATATTTTGTTGCTGACAGTATTAAGAATAACCCCAAAATGCGTTTTAAGACCTTAGGTGGCAGAACGGTTTATGGTGGTGGAGGTATTACTCCAGACATTTTTGTACCTAGAGATACTAGTTATTACAGTGTCTATTTGATGGAGCTATTTGGTCAAAATGTGATTAGAGAATATGCTTTAACTTATGCAAAAAGTCATGAAGATGAGCTTCGTAAAAAGTCTTTTGATAGCTATATAAAGAACTTTACAGTAAGTGATAAAATGATTGCAGAGATTGTGTCAAATGGCCAGAAGCTGAAGATTCAACCTAAACAAAAAGACCTTGCTAAATCGAAGCCATTTATCCAAAATCAAGTCAAAGCTTTAATTGCTCGCCATGTATGGAGAGAAAGTGCCAAAGAGGGACTTAATAATGAGCTCTTTCAGGTCTTGAACGAAAACGATGCCGAAGTTAAGGTTGCATTACAACAAATGAATAAAGCCAAGGAGCTTTTGAAGTTGTAA
- a CDS encoding Outer membrane receptor proteins, mostly Fe transport — MKYTFALLILVGYSVFGQNTGTIQGTVVDRKTQEALIGVTVSIDGTTQGVQTDIEGKYSLTDIKTGSYNIKATSIGYETLIKFNVNLTSGNASIINFELDESSTQLDEVTITVNRSISVAQTETPNSIQKLSVEEIKNNPGGNFDISRVISVLPGVGGTAGSVGGFRNDLVIRGGGPNENVYYLDGIEIPVINHFATQGSAGGPTGILNVSFIEDATLSSSSFNARYDNALSSVLQFKQRDGNSERLSGNVRLSSTELATTFEGPINEKTTFLVSARRSYLQLLFSLIDLPIRPSYWDFQYKVTHKIDKKNTINFIGVGAIDDFFFGVPKESSPEKEYILRSNPLINQWNYTTGVTWKRLLSNGYMNLALSRNMFDNQLDRFEDARNGDESARLLFSKSQEIENKLRLDVNKFANKWEYSYGGVLQYVKYNNDFFNILRREVRDTNGELIQPELRLDFNTDINFFKYGAFGQIARKMANDRLNLSLGIRTDMNTFTENGNNPLETLSPRIAASYQLTKKWRVNASAGRYYKLPIYTVLGFQQDGQLLNKGNEYIQSDHLVAGLEFIPAPQTRFTLEAFNKKYSNYPISSFTGISLANQGGDFGAIGNEQVLSTGEGRSYGLEFFFQQKLSKNIFGVLSYTLFKSEFSGLDGVFIPSAWDTRHIVSAQLGRKFKKGWEMGLKWLYQGGAPLTPFDLEASQRNYGVLGVGTLDYDRLNSEKLPSFSRFDFRLDKKWNYKKWTLDVYMDVQNAFVQSNPAFPQYTFQRNDSNTGFATNNGLPLALDGSNAIPLLLNNSEPQVTPSIGFVIEF; from the coding sequence ATGAAATATACTTTTGCACTTTTAATATTAGTTGGATACTCAGTTTTTGGACAAAATACTGGAACAATTCAAGGTACAGTGGTAGACAGAAAAACCCAAGAAGCCTTGATTGGCGTTACAGTTTCTATCGACGGAACTACCCAAGGCGTACAAACAGACATAGAAGGAAAATACTCCCTAACTGATATTAAAACAGGCAGTTACAACATAAAAGCTACCTCTATTGGTTACGAAACACTCATTAAGTTTAATGTAAACCTTACCTCTGGCAATGCTAGCATTATCAACTTTGAACTGGATGAATCATCTACTCAATTAGACGAAGTCACCATAACGGTGAATAGGTCCATTTCCGTTGCTCAAACAGAAACTCCCAACTCAATACAAAAACTTTCTGTAGAAGAAATAAAAAATAACCCTGGAGGAAATTTTGACATTTCTAGGGTAATATCTGTCCTACCAGGTGTTGGTGGAACTGCAGGTTCGGTTGGTGGGTTTAGAAATGACCTAGTAATTCGAGGTGGCGGACCAAACGAAAACGTTTACTATTTAGATGGAATCGAAATTCCGGTCATTAATCATTTTGCTACTCAAGGTAGTGCTGGCGGACCCACAGGAATTCTCAATGTTTCATTTATAGAAGATGCTACATTAAGTTCGAGTAGTTTCAATGCCCGATACGACAATGCTTTGTCATCTGTTCTTCAATTCAAACAGCGTGACGGTAACAGTGAAAGACTATCTGGTAATGTGAGATTGAGCTCTACGGAGCTTGCTACAACTTTTGAAGGACCAATTAATGAAAAAACAACCTTCTTGGTTTCCGCACGAAGGTCATATTTGCAACTCTTGTTCTCACTCATTGACTTGCCCATTCGCCCTAGTTACTGGGATTTCCAATACAAGGTTACACACAAAATAGATAAGAAAAACACTATTAATTTTATTGGTGTAGGAGCAATTGACGATTTCTTTTTTGGAGTTCCAAAGGAATCTTCTCCTGAGAAAGAATACATCCTGAGGTCAAATCCACTGATTAACCAGTGGAATTATACTACTGGCGTTACATGGAAAAGGTTACTCAGCAATGGCTATATGAATCTTGCTTTGAGCAGAAATATGTTTGACAATCAACTAGACAGGTTCGAAGATGCACGAAATGGTGATGAGTCTGCTAGGTTATTATTTAGCAAATCTCAGGAAATTGAAAACAAGCTTCGTCTCGATGTAAATAAGTTTGCCAACAAATGGGAATACAGTTACGGAGGTGTACTTCAGTATGTAAAGTACAATAACGACTTCTTCAATATTTTAAGAAGGGAAGTAAGAGATACAAATGGGGAATTGATCCAGCCAGAATTACGATTAGATTTCAACACAGATATAAATTTCTTTAAGTATGGTGCGTTTGGTCAAATAGCTAGAAAAATGGCAAATGACCGCCTGAACCTTTCCTTAGGAATAAGAACAGATATGAACACTTTTACCGAAAACGGAAACAATCCACTTGAAACACTTAGCCCAAGAATTGCAGCGAGTTACCAACTTACTAAAAAGTGGAGAGTGAATGCATCAGCGGGAAGGTATTATAAATTGCCAATCTACACTGTACTTGGTTTTCAACAAGATGGGCAGTTACTCAATAAGGGGAATGAATACATTCAGTCTGATCACTTAGTAGCTGGATTAGAATTTATTCCAGCACCTCAAACTCGTTTCACACTAGAGGCATTTAACAAAAAATATAGCAATTACCCAATTTCAAGCTTTACAGGTATATCACTTGCAAACCAAGGAGGAGATTTTGGTGCAATAGGCAACGAGCAAGTGCTTAGCACTGGAGAAGGTCGAAGCTATGGTCTTGAGTTTTTCTTCCAACAGAAATTGTCTAAGAACATTTTTGGAGTATTGTCTTACACACTTTTCAAAAGCGAATTTTCTGGATTAGATGGCGTATTCATTCCTTCTGCATGGGACACCAGACATATCGTTTCTGCACAACTCGGTCGCAAGTTTAAGAAAGGCTGGGAAATGGGCCTCAAATGGCTCTATCAAGGTGGTGCACCCCTTACTCCGTTTGACCTAGAGGCTTCGCAAAGAAATTATGGCGTACTTGGCGTAGGAACTTTGGACTATGACCGATTGAACAGTGAGAAATTACCAAGTTTTAGCAGATTCGATTTCCGACTAGATAAAAAATGGAATTATAAAAAGTGGACACTAGATGTATATATGGATGTTCAAAATGCATTTGTGCAATCTAATCCTGCATTTCCGCAATATACGTTTCAACGGAATGACAGCAATACTGGTTTTGCTACTAATAACGGCTTACCACTAGCTTTAGATGGCTCCAATGCCATTCCTTTGTTGTTAAATAATAGTGAGCCTCAGGTTACACCAAGCATTGGATTCGTAATAGAATTTTAG
- a CDS encoding quinolinate synthetase, whose product MSKEKIDFVKEIERLKKEKNAVILAHYYQTADIQDVADYIGDSLGLSQQAAKTKADVIVFAGVRFMAETAKILSPKKKVVLPDINAGCSLEESAPADKFIAFKAQYPDAVVISYVNCSAELKTLTDIVCTSTNAVKIVESVPKDKQIIFAPDKNLGAYLNRVTGRDMILWDGACMVHETFSAKMVKELKLKHPEAVFIAHPESEEAVLEVAEFIGSTTGLLKHTMSNPAKEFIVATESGILHQMRKASPDKKFVVAPSVKNGQACQACGDCPHMKLNTMEKLYNCLKDESPEIVLSKDILKAAKAPIDKMLEISAKFGL is encoded by the coding sequence ATGAGCAAGGAAAAAATAGATTTCGTAAAAGAAATTGAGAGACTGAAAAAAGAAAAGAATGCGGTTATACTAGCCCATTATTATCAAACAGCCGATATCCAGGATGTCGCAGATTACATTGGAGATAGCTTAGGTTTATCTCAACAAGCTGCCAAAACCAAAGCGGATGTAATAGTATTTGCAGGAGTTCGCTTTATGGCCGAAACTGCAAAGATTCTTTCTCCAAAGAAAAAAGTTGTATTGCCAGATATTAACGCCGGATGTTCACTTGAAGAGAGTGCTCCAGCGGATAAATTCATCGCTTTTAAAGCTCAGTATCCAGATGCAGTTGTGATTTCATATGTTAATTGTTCAGCTGAATTAAAAACACTTACAGACATTGTATGTACTAGTACCAATGCAGTGAAAATAGTGGAAAGTGTGCCTAAGGATAAGCAGATCATATTTGCCCCTGATAAGAACCTTGGTGCTTACCTCAATAGAGTTACAGGTAGAGACATGATTTTGTGGGATGGTGCTTGTATGGTTCACGAGACATTCTCGGCAAAAATGGTGAAAGAACTTAAGTTAAAGCATCCAGAAGCGGTGTTTATTGCACATCCAGAGAGTGAAGAGGCTGTACTTGAAGTAGCTGAGTTTATTGGAAGCACAACAGGGTTACTTAAGCATACGATGAGTAATCCAGCTAAGGAATTTATTGTAGCAACAGAATCTGGGATTTTACATCAAATGCGAAAAGCTTCGCCAGATAAGAAATTTGTTGTGGCTCCGAGTGTAAAAAACGGACAAGCTTGTCAAGCTTGTGGAGATTGCCCTCACATGAAGCTTAATACAATGGAGAAGCTTTACAATTGTCTTAAAGATGAGAGTCCAGAGATTGTTCTTTCCAAAGATATTTTAAAAGCAGCTAAAGCTCCGATCGATAAAATGCTTGAGATTTCAGCGAAATTTGGCTTGTAA
- a CDS encoding alpha,alpha-trehalase: MRVSKILFLLFFSTIIISCGDAVRTKDYKSPDEEYGELFEKVQLSTIFPDSKTFVDCVPKTSSKEIIDTYEKQKDTPGFDLKAFVYEKFEVPQTNSKDFESNPNLTIEEHIKELWPILTREPKADGGSLIPLRKPYVVPGGRFREVYYWDSYFTMLGLAQSGKDTLIENMIVNFAQLIQDFGHVPNGNRSYYLSRSQPPFFASMVELLAKTRNDEQVLVKFLPQLQKEYQYWMSAIDREEAAKQEELKAKGELAFKKVVFVEKDNLLNRYCDESDKPRPEAYKEDVATAKRSGREIKTVYNHLRSGAESGWDYSSRWLADGKTLETIHTTDIVPVDLNALLYQLESTLERAYRLKGESYYADNFKILMEKRKAALTKFCWDSESGFFMDYDFVKKEKTKILSLAAVYPLAFKMASQEQADGVAKVLKEQFLRPGGLPSTLNDIGQQWDAPNGWAPLQWLAIEGLRNYGHKELAEEIKTRWISNNKRVFQNTRKLVEKYNVNDLSLLAGGGEYPVQDGFGWTNGVLLQLLSEK; this comes from the coding sequence ATGCGTGTTAGTAAAATTTTATTCCTACTATTTTTTAGTACCATCATTATTTCTTGCGGTGATGCCGTAAGAACCAAAGACTACAAGTCTCCAGACGAGGAATATGGTGAACTTTTCGAAAAGGTACAATTATCAACAATATTTCCAGATTCTAAAACCTTTGTAGATTGTGTTCCAAAAACTAGCTCGAAAGAAATTATTGATACCTACGAAAAGCAAAAAGACACACCTGGCTTTGATTTAAAAGCATTTGTTTACGAAAAGTTTGAAGTGCCACAAACTAATTCTAAAGATTTTGAATCCAACCCCAATTTAACAATAGAGGAACATATCAAAGAACTTTGGCCTATTCTCACCAGAGAACCCAAAGCAGATGGAGGCTCACTCATTCCTCTCAGAAAACCTTATGTAGTCCCTGGAGGAAGATTTAGAGAAGTATATTATTGGGATAGTTACTTCACCATGCTCGGTCTTGCTCAGTCAGGGAAAGATACATTAATCGAAAACATGATTGTCAATTTCGCCCAACTGATCCAAGATTTTGGACATGTCCCCAACGGAAATAGAAGTTATTATCTTTCTCGATCACAACCACCATTTTTTGCTTCAATGGTAGAACTCCTTGCCAAAACAAGAAATGATGAGCAGGTTTTGGTCAAGTTCCTTCCTCAGTTACAAAAAGAATATCAATATTGGATGTCCGCCATAGACAGAGAAGAAGCTGCAAAACAAGAAGAGCTAAAAGCAAAAGGAGAGTTAGCATTCAAGAAAGTGGTATTTGTAGAAAAAGATAATTTATTAAACAGGTATTGCGACGAAAGCGATAAACCTAGACCTGAAGCTTACAAAGAGGACGTCGCTACTGCGAAACGATCTGGCAGGGAAATAAAAACAGTATATAATCACCTTAGATCAGGTGCTGAGTCGGGTTGGGACTATTCTAGCAGATGGCTTGCAGATGGAAAAACACTCGAGACGATTCACACTACAGATATTGTCCCTGTAGATTTAAATGCACTTTTATATCAATTGGAAAGTACACTAGAAAGAGCGTACCGATTAAAAGGAGAGTCATATTATGCTGACAATTTTAAAATATTGATGGAGAAACGAAAAGCAGCTTTAACCAAGTTTTGCTGGGATAGTGAAAGTGGCTTTTTTATGGATTATGACTTTGTGAAGAAAGAAAAAACAAAAATTCTCTCCTTGGCTGCAGTTTATCCGTTAGCTTTTAAAATGGCAAGTCAAGAACAAGCTGATGGTGTAGCGAAAGTATTAAAAGAGCAATTTTTAAGACCTGGTGGTTTACCTAGTACTTTGAACGACATAGGTCAGCAATGGGATGCTCCCAATGGATGGGCACCATTGCAATGGCTAGCTATAGAAGGATTGCGTAACTATGGACACAAAGAACTCGCAGAGGAAATCAAAACTCGATGGATATCTAATAACAAAAGAGTGTTTCAAAACACAAGAAAGCTAGTAGAAAAGTACAATGTGAATGACCTTAGCTTACTGGCAGGTGGTGGTGAATATCCTGTGCAAGATGGTTTTGGATGGACAAATGGAGTATTGCTACAATTACTTTCTGAAAAGTAA